Genomic DNA from Setaria italica strain Yugu1 chromosome V, Setaria_italica_v2.0, whole genome shotgun sequence:
CAACAGTATAAAGTAGTAGGGCACTGTGGACCTACCACCTTATGCATGGCGAGATGGAATGAAATACAAACAAATACCCACACATTTTAGTTGAGTGCTTGAGCATAGGCTAATTTTTTTTGGCTACGGCTTATTTCGGACgtgatgatttttttatatACGACCATATTTTGGTCTAGAATAGTTATGTGAGCGATCCTTTTTCTTGAGCCCGAGTCAGATTTATGAATCGTACTACTATTTTTGCTAAATAAAATTGGTTTATACTGTGAGGTTTTGGTCAAGTCTCTCCTAGGCAACTTAATCATTTCTTTGAAAAAAGAAGCACGTTAAAGAGAAGAAAATCGAAATTTACTATCAAAACTCCTAAGAGGGAGAACCACCTATTATGGCCTATCTGGTTGCCAACAGGCAGCTTGTTGCACCCAAACGAGTGAAACAACCAAAATCCAACGTCTGAGATTTCTACGTAGCTATCTTAGAATCCAATCCAAACAAGTCCTGAGGATGAATTATTTGTCTAACTTCACATCTTCAGCGTGTTAAATGTGGTATGATTAAGCTAAGGAACATTTGTACATTGTTGTGAAAAAAACCAAAAGTCATTTTTGTGTAGTCGTTCTTCGTATTGTTTTATTCGATAAATATCAGATATGgtttcttttaaaaaagaattcagcaaataaataaataaatatcaGTTTTTACTTAAATTTCAGTGGCCCACGTGCCAAAAAGGCCCATGTGCACGGAAATGGAGAGATCTTTTGCTCTCGGCAACAAACGGTTTGGATAGAATAGAACCTGCCTCTTCTCCATCCTTCTTCTGTCGCCCCCCGTCCCACGAGCCACGAGGCCCCGACTGGAGGTAGGAGGACAGGCCGGCGAGCCATGGCGGcggctctcctctcctctcctccctctctgtcGAGCCCCACCTCCCAGTCCTCGCTTCGCCCAAGGTACGCGCTCGCTCCGCCGCACGAACTCCCAAATCGCTTCCCATTCGTGTAAACTGCACACACCGGGGATTGCGCAGGAGCAGGGGCGCGCTCGGCGCGGGGACGTGCGTGCCACCACCGCGGAGGAGGGTCCTTGTGTTCGCCTCTTCCTCTCGCAAACCTGCCGCCGGGAACCGCGGGTtggaggtggagaggaggcGCCTGCTCATGTCCGGGCTCGTGTCTTCTTTCGCAATCGTCCTCCCAATTTCAGGTCGGAATCAAGGGATGCCTCAGCGGGTGCATGTTTCTTTATCttctcaagttttttttttgatgcTCAGGTCTGGAGGGGAGTGTGAGCTTGTTTAGTCTCGTGTTTTAACCTTGAAAGACCAATTCACTAAATGCTTATGAGCACTGTGTTCACGACATTtctgtagaatcatatgctgccaTGGAGACTGACGAAGATGTGAAGATGAACACGCAGGTTGATGAGATCAATGCATATTCTTTTCTTTACCCTGTCGAACTGCCAGGAAAGAAATTCTCCTTCAAATGGTATTTCAGTTCTCTGTACTACAATTCTGTACCATCTACTCTTGTTGTCGGAATTTTACTGTTATTTGTACTCGCTAGCTTCTCAATGAGCAATACTAGGATAACACACAGTCACTCACTGTCCTATTCTATTCTGTTCCCAGGGTAGTGTCCAGAAAACCGGAGCGATATTCCTCCGCAGCACCACTATCGCGTGAGTAGCCTCTGGTATAACAACGAGAAGAAATGGTCTTACTTTATTCGTACAAAGGGATTACTTCATTAAGCATAGGAGCTTCAACTGTTGCACTTTTGAAAACCTTATTCATTTGACAATGAAAGCAAACTGACTCGATCGAACTCTATGCAGCTGATGCACGTCAACGTATTGTATCGGAGCGAGTTGACATGATACATAATGTTGTCATCTCAGTCTCGGTAAATCCTCAAATACTATAAGATACTAGAAAATGCAGAAGTCCGCAATGTGTTGCCTCAGTCTAACACAACATATATCATCTGTTAGTAATTAGGTTTATGTATTTTGGTATTTATGCAAATCGTCATGTGACTAAATTTTATGTTGTTGGTGCAAATTATTATATGCGGCTAAATTTGATGGGAAATTGGAAATCGCATAAAATGAAACTCTGAAAAGCAAATCTGAGTACATGGTAACGTCTATCATTTGTCTGGTGCAGATTGGGCCACCAAATTCACGTTTTTTACCTTCAAAAGACAAGAGTTCATGGGATCCAAAAGATGTGGCAGATTGCATTTTGGCTGATAGATCTACCCTGGTACATACTTCTTCTATTTTTGGCTTTCTTTCGTAGAAGTTATTAGCCATTTAAGATTCTGCCTGAATGTAACTTATGGTATTTAGGTACTTATGGTGTTTAAGTTTTCCATTTCTTGCATTACATTTGCATTGAGCTAATAGTGTCCAACAAACTGTATGTATTAAGAAGGTGAACACTATTAATCCAAGTAATTCGACTGTTACATCAAGAAAGCGAAATTCAATCAAAAGCACAAATTTAAATTCAGATGCTCCTTAGTCATCTCCCTCTGTCGAATGAAACATTTACAATTGGCTCATGGAGCGAAGCTATGCTAGTTGACCAACAATAAATTGTAAATAACTCATGGACCTGATCAGCAACTGTCGATATGCTGATGAAGGTTTGAAGTCCCTTTACTGCAACTTTTATGTTGATATTTGGTCACATATTGATTCTACAACTAACTATATCACCTTGCAGAAGGTAACGACTGGCCAGCGCATGACAGAGAGTTCTGTCCTTGATGCACACTGCACAGAGGTAAGCTCTGATCATTGTAATCATCCTTTAAGACTACTTTTCTTTTTCGGATTTGACAGGCACCACTACATATCGAATATTATTTGTAGGTTGATGGAGAACCGTACTGGTATTACGAGTATCTAGTTCGGAAATCACCAACAGCATCTGTAAGTTTTCTGGCACATATACATTTGGCAACAAACGTATTTGTATGAAGAACCTCAAACAGAATATATTCTTAGATTAATACTTTACCGCGCATTGTGTTAACCCTTTGATAGCCAAGTAGTGAAATATGTATATATCAATGTAAGGCAGTTTAATGTTCTTAATGACACTCTTTTGTTTCTTCAGGCACCAGAACCAAATTTGTTTCGACATAATGTAGCCTGCACTGTTGAGCGAGATGGTATTAGATCTTTGTATTTTTGACCAATGACCCTTTGCTCCCTTACATATAATGAAATAAAATATTCTTTGTTCACTCacctttttttattattttttactaGGGTACCTGTACTCACTGAATGCTTCCACTCTCAGCAAGCAGTGGGAATCTGTAAGTTCTGAACACATACCAACACTGCACATAAATATGCTTTAGGGTTTGATTTCATTATTGTTACTTCAGTTATAGGAGGAACATGTATTTTTCATAAAAGTATCTTTATATGTCAGCTTCTAACCAGTATTTAACTTTTGCAACACAGATGGGGCCTTTTCTACAGAAGACTGTGGCATCTTTTCGCCTTCTTCCCCCTACAGAAAGCTATGTTCCTCCTTACAAGGATCCTTGGAGATTTTGGTGACATGGTTATTCTTTTTGCAGTTTCCTTTCTTTGTCACTTCAGATTTTAGACCATGTTTCTTGTAGTGTATGTAGCGAGTGCTTGTACTTTCAGCTTGTCAGATAAAATCAGAGACTTAGTTTGCTTTCACCAATCAACTTTAAATTGGCTGTGCTGATTAATCAAAAGTCAAATGCATCTCAAGAGCTATGTCACTAAAATcgttggaaaaaaaagaatcaagacACTAGTCCCTCCATATTTTACAAGGCGTATTTTGTTTCATCAGGACAATGCTTTGACTGCtgattactttaatattttgTCTATGACACGCAGttcgagaattttttttttgtttacgTGCCAGAAAATCACAACCATAAGTAGTTTTGAATATGAATCTAATAGCAGCAATTTTGGGTAAAATTTTATGCATGAATAGAGTAACTGTTGGTCAAACTCGTGTCTTAATGAATGAAATAAGCCTAGTaatttcaaatggagggagtaaaaacATATCATGCTTAATTTTGTTGCTTTCTCCCGCTGCTTAAATTGACAGCCGTCTCCATTTCTTATTTCCTGTTTGTCATACGAAATATTGTTTTTTTGCGCCAATTTTCATCAGTCCGTTCTCTTTATTCTAACACTAACTGCATGGTATCTTGACTTCTTCCTGTCTTTGTTCTATCCTGGAGAAGTTTGCGAGGCTTTCCTCAAGTAACCATATAGTTTACTGATCCAGTCAGGAATATTGTCATCCTTGCAAGGCACTGCACCTACCAGTTGTTTAATTCCAAGTTTTTATGAGTGATAGTGAACACATGGTGCTGGGAACAAGCTCATGTGATGAATAGAATAATATAACCAAACAAATCTAAAGTGTCTAGGTTGCAACCACCCCCAGACGGTAACATCCTAATAGGACTTCACTGTGCTCTATTGACTACAAGTTGAGAATCCTAGGTTGGCCACCTTACAATGACTAAACGACGCACTGGAGAACTGCTGCTTATACCTTCCTCACATATGCCCTGACCATCGTCCCCTTATGGTCAGCCTCTGCAAAAGCTCTCCCGTGTATGAGAAAATAGTAGCAAGAACACGGAGCTTCCAGCCTCCTACATGACTCTGCTATTTTGCTTCCTGTGGAGATGCATGCTGTGAAGGATGAGCTCTTCATCGGCTTCAAGAGTCGTTGCGGTCTACAGGGCTCTGGAGTGTCCAACACCAAAGGAATGCCCCAAAGCCTTGTAAACCGCGCGACTCCTCGTGCAGGCAAAAGAGATTGCGGCAAACATGTCCGGGTTTCATCGTATCCAACTCTGGTGACTGGTGAGGTGTTTTTCTTGTCTAAAACTACAAGTTTTCGCCTTTTTGTGGTAACTTGGTCATACGTAGTGCATGTTACTTCAGATTCTTTAAGGAATTTTTGAAATCCGATCACATTTGAAGTAAATCATGGGAACTC
This window encodes:
- the LOC101772171 gene encoding psbP domain-containing protein 5, chloroplastic isoform X1; translation: MAAALLSSPPSLSSPTSQSSLRPRSRGALGAGTCVPPPRRRVLVFASSSRKPAAGNRGLEVERRRLLMSGLVSSFAIVLPISESYAAMETDEDVKMNTQVDEINAYSFLYPVELPGKKFSFKWVVSRKPERYSSAAPLSPDARQRIVSERVDMIHNVVISVSIGPPNSRFLPSKDKSSWDPKDVADCILADRSTLKVTTGQRMTESSVLDAHCTEVDGEPYWYYEYLVRKSPTASAPEPNLFRHNVACTVERDGYLYSLNASTLSKQWESMGPFLQKTVASFRLLPPTESYVPPYKDPWRFW
- the LOC101772171 gene encoding psbP domain-containing protein 5, chloroplastic isoform X2, translated to MAAALLSSPPSLSSPTSQSSLRPRGALGAGTCVPPPRRRVLVFASSSRKPAAGNRGLEVERRRLLMSGLVSSFAIVLPISESYAAMETDEDVKMNTQVDEINAYSFLYPVELPGKKFSFKWVVSRKPERYSSAAPLSPDARQRIVSERVDMIHNVVISVSIGPPNSRFLPSKDKSSWDPKDVADCILADRSTLKVTTGQRMTESSVLDAHCTEVDGEPYWYYEYLVRKSPTASAPEPNLFRHNVACTVERDGYLYSLNASTLSKQWESMGPFLQKTVASFRLLPPTESYVPPYKDPWRFW